In a single window of the Nicotiana tomentosiformis chromosome 8, ASM39032v3, whole genome shotgun sequence genome:
- the LOC104089090 gene encoding ras-related protein RABH1b gives MAPVSALAKYKLVFLGDQSVGKTSIITRFMYDKFDNTYQATIGIDFLSKTMYLEDRTVRLQLWDTAGQERFRSLIPSYIRDSSVAVIVYDVASRQSFLNTSKWIEEVRTERGSDVIIVLVGNKTDLVEKRQVSIEEAEAKARELNVMFIETSAKAGFNIKPLFRKIAAALPGMETLSSAKQEDMVDVNLKSSNANASQSQAQSGGCAC, from the exons ATGGCTCCGGTTTCGGCGCTTGCAAAGTATAAGCTCGTTTTCTTAGGAGATCAATCTGTCGGTAAAACCAGTATTATCACGCGATTTATGTATGATAAATTCGACAATACTTATCAG GCTACAATTGGTATTGACTTCCTGTCAAAGACAATGTATCTTGAAGATCGTACAGTACGATTGCAACTTTG GGACACTGCGGGGCAAGAGAGATTTCGGAGTCTTATACCAAGCTATATTAGGGACTCCTCTGTTGCTGTCATTGTTTATGATGTTGCAA GTAGGCAGTCCTTCTTAAACACCTCGAAGTGGATTGAGGAGGTTCGTACTGAGCGCGGCAGTGACGTTATCATTGTGCTTGTTGGTAACAAAACTGATCTTGTTGAAAAAAG GCAAGTTTCAATAGAGGAAGCAGAAGCAAAAGCTCGTGAACTAAATGTCATGTTTATTGAAACCAGTGCTAAGGCTGGCTTTAATATAAAA CCCCTATTTAGAAAAATTGCCGCGGCATTGCCAGGAATGGAGACATTATCTTCTGCTAAGCAAGAAGACATGGTCGATGTCAACCTCAAGTCAAGCAACGCGAATGCATCCCAGTCACAAGCACAGTCAGGAGGATGTGCCTGTTAA